One part of the Verrucomicrobiia bacterium genome encodes these proteins:
- a CDS encoding restriction endonuclease subunit S, producing MSWPTKKLGEIAKEIRSGFACAKTKRVEDGVIHLRTNNISLDGRLDLSTITKIPKRFVDEKADSLKKNDILFNNTNSVELVGKTLLVDSDLPYAFSNHLTRIRVDEKVAMPKYVVLMFWKFWQEGLFARLCTQWVNQAGINQTKLEAIKIPLPPLDEQKRIISKIEKLFVKLDEAGRLRAEALSASAALLPSALHDVFGRAGREGWEEIKLIDICEKTKLVQPEKISKGSFNYIDITSVSEMDGIGAITARVLPVKEAPSRARKLVREGDTIFATTRPYLKRIAFIPKDLSNSIASTGFCVLRPKEGIADSSYVFHIVNSDNFVSKIIPLQRGASYPAVSDKDVLSQTIPLPTFAEQRKIVEYLDALSAKTRELQSLQEATANEFVVLRQSILAHELGSS from the coding sequence ATGTCTTGGCCAACAAAAAAATTAGGAGAAATTGCAAAAGAAATAAGGTCTGGCTTCGCGTGTGCCAAGACAAAACGAGTCGAGGATGGTGTTATTCACTTGCGTACCAACAACATAAGTTTAGACGGGAGATTGGACTTGTCGACCATTACAAAAATACCGAAACGATTTGTCGACGAAAAGGCAGATTCTTTAAAGAAAAACGACATCTTGTTTAACAACACAAATAGTGTCGAACTTGTAGGTAAAACCTTACTTGTCGACAGTGACTTACCGTATGCATTTAGTAACCATTTGACGAGAATTCGTGTGGATGAAAAAGTCGCGATGCCAAAATATGTGGTTCTGATGTTTTGGAAATTCTGGCAAGAAGGCTTATTCGCCCGGCTCTGCACTCAATGGGTGAATCAGGCCGGTATCAATCAGACAAAATTAGAAGCTATTAAGATCCCGCTCCCGCCCCTCGACGAACAAAAGAGGATCATATCTAAAATCGAAAAACTTTTTGTGAAACTTGACGAGGCCGGCCGCCTACGCGCTGAAGCCCTCTCCGCCTCCGCTGCCCTTTTGCCCTCCGCCCTGCACGATGTGTTTGGCCGCGCCGGAAGAGAAGGTTGGGAGGAAATAAAACTTATCGATATTTGCGAAAAAACTAAGTTGGTCCAACCGGAGAAAATCAGTAAAGGCAGCTTCAACTATATTGATATAACCTCGGTAAGCGAGATGGACGGAATTGGTGCGATAACCGCGCGAGTTTTACCGGTAAAAGAGGCCCCTTCTCGTGCGCGCAAACTGGTTCGAGAAGGCGATACCATTTTTGCCACGACGCGACCGTACTTGAAACGCATAGCATTTATTCCAAAGGATTTGAGTAATTCGATCGCTTCTACAGGTTTTTGCGTGTTACGACCGAAAGAAGGAATTGCAGATTCCAGCTACGTTTTTCACATCGTTAATTCCGATAATTTTGTTTCAAAAATTATTCCGCTACAGCGCGGTGCGTCCTATCCGGCCGTTTCTGATAAGGACGTTCTAAGCCAAACGATTCCTCTTCCGACTTTCGCCGAGCAGAGAAAGATAGTTGAGTATTTGGACGCACTCTCTGCCAAGACTCGAGAGCTCCAATCCCTGCAGGAGGCGACGGCAAACGAATTTGTGGTGCTGCGGCAGTCCATCCTCGCGCACGAACTTGGCTCATCGTAA
- a CDS encoding inositol monophosphatase: MPKNSLKQSPLELAEKAALKARKVALRYFRRGVSAERKADGSPVTKADKETEEILIETLQKGMPGCGFLGEEFGQQGSKERRWIIDPIDGTRNFVRGIPIWALLIAFEEKGEITAGVVHSPATGELWSARKGGGAYRNGKRISVSNAGSLDKSIFFHSGLRKSKEGFYWDGLLRLVEKTPYQRGPGDYLGYMLVAQGQGEIYLEDGLAPWDIAANKIIVEEAGGKLTDLEGRPTIYSGSALATNGKLHEQVLKILHGRAQGGGLEPTPG, from the coding sequence ATGCCCAAAAATTCATTGAAGCAATCTCCGCTTGAATTAGCCGAAAAAGCCGCGCTGAAAGCCAGGAAAGTTGCCCTCCGTTATTTCCGAAGGGGCGTTTCCGCTGAGAGAAAAGCCGACGGCTCGCCGGTCACCAAAGCCGACAAAGAAACGGAAGAAATCCTCATTGAAACGTTGCAGAAAGGGATGCCCGGCTGTGGATTTTTAGGCGAAGAATTCGGCCAACAGGGTTCGAAAGAACGGCGCTGGATTATCGACCCCATCGACGGTACCCGGAACTTCGTCCGGGGTATTCCTATCTGGGCACTTCTGATAGCTTTTGAGGAAAAAGGAGAAATCACTGCCGGAGTCGTACATAGTCCCGCCACTGGCGAACTCTGGAGCGCCCGCAAGGGGGGCGGAGCGTATCGCAACGGCAAGCGTATTTCCGTATCGAACGCCGGCTCGCTGGACAAGTCCATATTTTTCCACAGCGGTTTAAGAAAAAGCAAAGAGGGTTTTTATTGGGACGGGCTGTTGCGGTTGGTCGAAAAAACTCCATACCAGCGCGGCCCGGGGGATTATCTCGGCTACATGCTCGTGGCGCAAGGGCAGGGGGAAATCTACCTTGAGGATGGTCTTGCCCCATGGGATATCGCCGCCAACAAAATCATCGTCGAGGAGGCGGGCGGCAAACTCACCGATCTTGAGGGACGCCCCACCATTTATTCCGGCTCGGCTTTGGCGACGAACGGCAAACTGCATGAACAGGTTTTGAAGATTCTTCACGGTCGTGCGCAGGGGGGAGGTCTGGAACCAACGCCGGGCTAA